One window from the genome of Oryctolagus cuniculus chromosome 1, mOryCun1.1, whole genome shotgun sequence encodes:
- the CCL19 gene encoding C-C motif chemokine 19: MAPGAAQLLALSLLVLWTSLAPALGGANDAEDCCLSVTQRPIPSNIVRAFRYLLVTDGCRVPAVVFTTLRGFQLCAPPEQPWVGRIIRRLKRISAKGKYQSS, translated from the exons ATGGCCCCTGGtgcagcccagctcctggccctcaGCCTGCTGGTTCTCTGGACTTCCCTGG caccagctctgggTGGTGCTAATGATGCTGAAGACTGCTGCCTGTCTGTGACCCAGCGCCCCATCCCCAGCAACATCGTGAGAGCCTTTCGCTACCTGCTCGTCACCGATGGCTGCCGAGTACCTGCTGTAGT gtTCACCACACTGAGGGGCTTCCAGCTCTGTGCACCCCCGGAACAGCCCTGGGTGGGCCGCATCATTCGGAGACTGAAGCGGATCTCTGCCAAG ggCAAGTACCAGAGCAGTTAG